The following proteins are encoded in a genomic region of Corticium candelabrum chromosome 19, ooCorCand1.1, whole genome shotgun sequence:
- the LOC134194990 gene encoding post-GPI attachment to proteins factor 2-like, with protein MAQNHFVKFPFRYLAVWGCGWPAVGISVCLLVSVLYHFDRVTSTHCKVPNVLPSISAAVGDVSPQKHIFRACIGLHCPAVYFGAFWYFKYFNNFSLSTFYCRLNYVTMILRWTEITALLGLSVISSTENHSAHEKSFILFVVTSYIHMIALLIMLRWSRRRPLTDQEKRSIVVKFTIFVLSLTAMLASAYFFFRHNAYCEPYIYSFYCGLEYVVVALNIAYHGSILMDMGRPMYIYVGPNSGSSGSDRMD; from the exons ATGGCTCAAAATCACTTTGTTAAGTTTCCCTTTAGGTATTTGGCTGTTTGGGGATGTGGTTGGCCGGCTGTTGGGATATCCGTTTGTCTTCTCGTTTCTGTGCTTTATCACTTCGATAGAGTGACCAGCACGCACTGCAAA GTTCCTAATGTTCTCCCTTCCATCAGCGCAGCTGTTGGGGATGTCTCACCACAAAAACACATTTTTCGTGCTTGCATAGGACTTCATTGTCCTGCTGTGTATTTTGGTGCTTTCTGGTACTTTAAATATTTTAACAACTTCTCACTTTCAACGTTTTATTGTCGTCTCAATTATGTCACAATGATACTGAGATGGACTGAAATAACAGCCTTACTTGGACTGTCGGTCATCTCATCAACAGAAaatcact CTGCTCATGAGAAGTCCTTCATACTGTTTGTGGTGACAAGTTATATCCACATGATTGCACTTCTCATCATGCTGAGGTGGAGCCGCAGACGTCCCCTCACAGATCAG GAGAAGAGATCAATTGTAGTGAAATTCACGATATTTGTGTTGAGCTTGACAGCCATGCTGGCATCGGCATACTTTTTCTTTCGACACAATGCTTACTGTGAACCATACA TCTACAGCTTCTATTGTGGATTAGAGTATGTGGTAGTCGCTCTCAATATCGCCTACCACGGCAGCATTCTAATGGATATGGGAAGGCCAATGTACATATACGTTGGACCAAACAGTGGATCATCCGGGTCAGACCGAATGGACTAA